From a single Litoribrevibacter albus genomic region:
- the hemW gene encoding radical SAM family heme chaperone HemW has translation MTTSLPPLSLYIHTPWCIRKCPYCDFNSHQMKPEELPEKEYLERLLYDLEQDQAWAYERPIQSIFIGGGTPSLLSSDFYKTLLSELRNFHALANDIEITMEANPGAVEASRFIGYHEAGINRLSVGVQSFQNDKLTQLGRIHSSENAQSAINALKAAGFENFNIDLMHGLPGQSLDDALFDLQTAIELGCTHLSWYQLTIEPNTEFYSRPPQLPEEETLCDIIEAGQALIAKSGFQQYEVSAYSKPGYPSRHNLNYWQFGDYLAIGAGAHGKITQPDGQIFRYRKVRQPNHYLDTSRLSTTAAIEPIEQEDIPLEFLMNTLRLTQGFPAELFQAATGVPIESIQPKIDQAVQEGLLEINTHSQQSIIGPTIKGRIYLNELLERFLD, from the coding sequence ATGACCACATCCTTACCACCGCTCAGCCTCTACATTCATACACCTTGGTGCATAAGGAAATGTCCCTATTGTGACTTCAACTCACATCAAATGAAGCCGGAAGAACTGCCCGAGAAAGAGTATCTAGAACGGCTGCTCTACGATTTGGAACAAGATCAAGCGTGGGCATACGAGCGACCTATTCAGAGTATTTTTATTGGCGGCGGAACACCCAGTTTACTGTCGAGTGACTTCTATAAAACGCTATTAAGCGAGCTTAGAAACTTTCATGCACTTGCAAACGATATAGAAATCACCATGGAAGCCAATCCGGGTGCAGTGGAAGCGTCGCGCTTCATTGGCTACCACGAGGCAGGCATTAACCGCTTGTCGGTTGGGGTACAAAGTTTTCAAAACGACAAACTTACACAACTGGGGCGAATTCATTCTTCAGAAAATGCTCAGTCTGCTATCAACGCGTTAAAGGCCGCTGGCTTTGAAAACTTCAATATCGACTTAATGCACGGCTTACCCGGCCAATCCCTGGATGATGCCCTCTTTGATCTCCAAACTGCCATCGAACTGGGATGTACGCATTTATCCTGGTATCAATTAACCATTGAACCCAACACCGAGTTTTACAGCCGACCACCTCAGTTACCGGAAGAAGAAACCTTATGTGACATCATTGAGGCCGGTCAGGCACTTATTGCCAAGTCAGGCTTTCAACAATACGAAGTATCGGCTTATTCCAAACCGGGCTACCCAAGTCGTCATAACCTGAACTATTGGCAGTTTGGCGATTACCTGGCCATCGGCGCCGGAGCACATGGAAAAATCACCCAACCCGATGGACAGATCTTCCGATACCGCAAAGTTCGCCAACCGAATCATTACCTGGACACATCACGCCTGTCGACGACCGCCGCGATTGAGCCCATCGAGCAAGAGGACATCCCGTTAGAGTTCTTGATGAATACCCTGCGTCTTACGCAAGGATTCCCCGCCGAGTTATTCCAAGCAGCGACTGGTGTCCCAATTGAGTCAATCCAACCCAAAATAGATCAGGCTGTCCAAGAAGGGTTGCTAGAAATAAATACACACTCACAGCAATCCATCATTGGGCCAACCATCAAAGGACGCATATATCTTAATGAACTGCTAGAGCGTTTTTTGGATTAA
- the trmB gene encoding tRNA (guanosine(46)-N7)-methyltransferase TrmB — MSDSIEQKANEAQRVSEALNVSEEHGVNDEQKRTRTIRSFVKRTGRMTEGQQRAMDEHWGTIGLSHAQGKLNLAELFGREAPLVVEVGFGNGDSLVEMAQNEPDKDFIGIEVHEPGVGRLVNNVVQLGLPNLKAYCHDAVEVFADCIPDQSIARMQLFFPDPWHKKRHHKRRIVQPEFVEAVRQKLEIGGVWHMATDWEHYAEQMMEVMSEAPGYENVAEAGQYVPRPETRPLTKFEQRGERLGHGVWDLMFKRVD; from the coding sequence ATGTCAGATTCCATTGAGCAAAAGGCCAATGAAGCGCAGCGCGTCAGTGAAGCGCTAAACGTTAGCGAAGAGCATGGCGTAAATGACGAGCAAAAACGCACACGAACCATTCGTAGCTTTGTAAAGCGTACCGGTCGTATGACTGAAGGTCAGCAACGGGCAATGGACGAACATTGGGGCACTATTGGTCTTTCTCATGCTCAAGGGAAGTTGAATCTGGCAGAATTGTTTGGCCGTGAAGCTCCGTTGGTTGTAGAGGTGGGCTTTGGTAATGGCGACTCTCTGGTTGAAATGGCTCAGAATGAGCCGGACAAAGATTTCATTGGTATTGAAGTGCATGAGCCGGGCGTCGGCCGTTTGGTGAACAATGTAGTGCAATTGGGTTTACCGAACTTAAAAGCCTACTGTCACGATGCTGTCGAAGTGTTTGCTGATTGTATTCCTGATCAATCGATTGCTCGAATGCAGTTGTTCTTCCCTGATCCTTGGCATAAGAAACGTCATCATAAGCGTCGTATTGTGCAGCCTGAATTTGTGGAAGCGGTTCGTCAAAAGCTGGAAATTGGTGGCGTTTGGCACATGGCGACGGATTGGGAACATTATGCTGAGCAGATGATGGAAGTCATGTCCGAAGCCCCAGGTTATGAGAATGTGGCAGAAGCAGGTCAATATGTGCCTCGCCCAGAAACTCGTCCTTTGACCAAGTTTGAACAGCGTGGTGAACGCTTGGGTCACGGTGTATGGGACTTGATGTTTAAACGCGTGGATTAA
- a CDS encoding DUF423 domain-containing protein, with product MIVFAALSGFLAVALGAFGAHALKQVLSPEMLTVYQTAVEYHLIHSVLLFVVSALMLTHGHLRWLKRSALALAIGILLFSGSLYLLTLSGIKTLGIVTPFGGVSLLLGWLMLAAAGREFSRIQPVEGSK from the coding sequence GTGATTGTTTTTGCAGCACTAAGTGGATTCTTAGCCGTGGCGTTAGGTGCGTTTGGCGCTCATGCGTTAAAGCAGGTGCTATCTCCGGAGATGCTGACTGTGTATCAAACCGCAGTTGAATATCACCTGATTCATTCGGTTTTGTTGTTTGTCGTATCGGCATTAATGCTCACCCATGGGCATCTGCGTTGGTTAAAGCGCAGTGCGTTAGCCTTGGCGATTGGTATACTTCTGTTCTCCGGAAGTTTGTACTTACTTACGTTGTCGGGTATTAAAACGCTAGGCATTGTGACGCCTTTTGGTGGTGTGAGCTTGCTGTTGGGCTGGTTGATGTTGGCTGCGGCGGGTCGTGAATTTTCAAGAATACAGCCTGTGGAAGGCTCGAAATAA
- the rpoH gene encoding RNA polymerase sigma factor RpoH: protein MSKQLLAVDMTTPGANLEAYISSVSTIPVLTIEEERDLAERLHYQNDLEAARQLVMSHLRFVVHIARSYSGYGLSQADLIQEGNVGLMKAVKRFDPTVGVRLVSFAVHWIKAEIHEFILKNWRIVKIATTKAQRKMFFNLRSAKKSLSWFTNDEVNEVAKDLGVEPKVVREMEGRLASVDTSFDAPVDADDESAPNAPVYYLEDKSADPAMLLEHSDWTENSNTRLQEALADLDERSQDILMQRWLQEEKATLHDLADKYAVSAERIRQLEKNAMKKLKAAIEEDVA, encoded by the coding sequence ATTCCCGTTCTTACGATTGAAGAAGAACGTGACTTGGCGGAACGTTTGCATTATCAGAACGATTTGGAAGCGGCCCGTCAGTTGGTTATGTCGCATCTGCGTTTCGTGGTTCATATTGCAAGAAGTTACTCTGGTTATGGCTTATCTCAGGCTGACCTGATCCAAGAAGGTAATGTAGGGCTGATGAAAGCCGTTAAACGTTTTGATCCAACTGTGGGTGTTCGATTGGTATCGTTTGCAGTGCACTGGATTAAAGCCGAGATCCATGAGTTCATCTTGAAGAACTGGCGGATTGTGAAAATTGCCACCACAAAAGCACAACGTAAAATGTTCTTCAATCTACGCAGTGCTAAGAAATCTTTGTCTTGGTTTACCAATGATGAAGTCAATGAAGTTGCCAAAGACTTGGGTGTAGAGCCGAAAGTTGTTCGGGAAATGGAAGGTCGCTTGGCCTCTGTGGATACGTCCTTTGACGCTCCGGTTGATGCTGATGATGAGTCGGCGCCAAATGCACCTGTGTATTACCTTGAAGACAAGAGTGCTGATCCTGCGATGCTATTAGAGCATTCTGACTGGACTGAGAATTCAAATACCCGTCTTCAGGAAGCATTGGCTGATTTGGATGAGCGTAGCCAGGACATTTTGATGCAGCGCTGGTTGCAAGAAGAGAAGGCCACCTTGCATGATTTGGCGGATAAGTATGCGGTGTCTGCAGAACGTATCCGTCAATTAGAAAAGAACGCAATGAAGAAATTGAAAGCGGCAATTGAAGAAGACGTTGCCTAA